Proteins co-encoded in one Megalops cyprinoides isolate fMegCyp1 chromosome 1, fMegCyp1.pri, whole genome shotgun sequence genomic window:
- the LOC118774902 gene encoding uncharacterized protein LOC118774902, whose translation MTPDRQQEIAQALVEYLKKSLQFNEPACRQDFQSDAEWLKVNLGEFSEDVAYSDLKALNITGLDVLGSLSPEQKAELILDPSTGALENATIVKLVFSGLLESPEEGQLDAFFAAFVHATIEKNVTIIRNQAVRDIMLNLTLTALAPRFPIFEPDDFALWFQTNLVVLLASFTPESLVVIPRNISCDSYHAILKGLEESLASLQPAETQGIESSKEVLMERAPKSCKDVPTEVNDPGALDSLSPSQKVELILDPSTGALENETIINNIFTSLLKSPDDRQLGAFFDAFVAATKQRNVTVISNKAVRDTMLNLTLTALTPKFNVFDANNFTVWFQINLVLLLPSLNKGSLTVIPLNISCDSYHAIVKGFDNVFSTFSMEQSENILSFALNYLSGKPTQGASCMSMLANNRNWLEKNFGQFRVYASYMNFVKLNKDFNGVDVVDLLTQTQVTQLCATPGQVKRAEDVKKIMTVIPASYYGSFFDIVSPAIQENEANYTYEVRSAMLQEIFDKGDLSAPSITDTEILVWLTVRMSPLLQNLTKSQVTSFFNVVQDRSCNTTQEAVNVLDSLRSTLSEDAKSEVYRNILLSLKGPSPIRCYEGGSFYLFVTSTFFHFGSPDVTTILSLMPNNRKSELINSILPSELGSFLSQPKVIDNVTELCTIFNNYKKTPDFLETEDVPDEVRRQVLPCVWPLALSSDKEAEVDLWFDKSLKLYLKFLTKDLISFTQVQNAKCLPFQKIISVLGNNYSYISDFQQKDVYKTIVSYLNTGTKPRCYNAADPQLNSTSWFVNYIGAFITYMSLADLKTFISFDQQTSIFLEDPKNIQLFSNPAIPVDVTSFYTSQIYIYNPTYNPLLLPGKFLCQVPSSAYVPLNPAESIEILDKLNQFCNGSGDPEISAALAGNFETINELTIKSLGKDSTGLTAGQIEATAPSVIVSSLQTLSTVTGWNQGQANALIKTITAGGFKINSASSLLSLGTLIKGVPTTTFTSIDPSELITASQNPAFITNIISAPEIVQYTYVDKIISLNQDPNIVIQNVPDEIATEIPRVLLTFSQESVEVQKLVKKTWTQEQAVVFFEKVTSGTQDPELFPPSVLQGFTCSGVRNTPISKVKDLIKACRPRIGQRKVVLKETQLTCMYSYIRDDVPQTFTDYPSDMLLYYNYEKVEQVKCKSYFAATGAADFSVLSKVLNKEASLLNNAKNCLGITGTNISRENIEVLGNMCCTLDGSYINNSDSLILEKLKNCNDLSDTQIKSIEYVLLAGNTKYGDVSTWNQQTLQDLGILPLYLTKDFWGKFDDSMKRQFLKVFMPKLRENKTPIGKLRQLFKECNSVQGAMSARRFKRAAGCTIGNITQSSISNEAFPFGYDALQFDLCLDVNIVRDNLAGLTEKVVDQDLQRIILVKLNQAYPTGIPDEQVQVLGSVSRVASTDDISKWNVTKMDTLAALMNPDDGQWEPDKSKAIITKYLSTAGNTLGTAELNSIGGTNLCSLDASVLQDITASSLRNANALNLSSCSTELKKVLYRTANASYSAQHSDAGAYYQLISPYLGGAPISDIRTISAQNISMDILTFKSLDKEVVMNLTVSEVSELLGTSVGDLKTFEKDTFIKDWISEQLQSQLNKLGLGLTGGKADPPPGGVTGLNSTSSTSNTAATTTSGTTGMTTAATPSVSGSGSSSGGTYNRPALTLLGLTIITLQILL comes from the exons ATGACACCAGACAGACAACAGGAAATTGCACAAGCTTTGGTGGAATACCTCAAGAAGTCTCTCCAATTCAATGAACCAG CTTGCCGACAAGATTTCCAAAGCGATGCTGAGTGGCTCAAAGTCAATTTGGGAGAATTCTCGGAAGACGTAGCCTATTCAGACCTGAAAGCCCTAAACATCACGGGG CTGGACGTTCTGGGCTCTCTGTCTCCGGAGCAGAAAGCAGAGCTGATTCTGGATCCCAGCACTGGCGCTCTGGAGAACGCAACCATCGTGAAGCTTGTTTTCAGCGGCTTGCTGGAGTCTCCAGAGGAGGGGCAGCTTGATGCATTCTTTGCTGCTTTTGTGCACGCCACCATAGAG AAAAACGTGACCATCATACGTAATCAAGCTGTGAGGGACATCATGCTCAACCTGACTTTGACAGCACTGGCTCCCAGATTCCCCATCTTTGAACCGGATGACTTTGCTCTCTGGTTCCAAACAAACCTGGTTGTCCTGCTGGCCAGCTTTACTCCTGAAAGTTTGGTTGTGATCCCCAGGAACATCAGCTGTGACTCCTACCATGCCAT ATTGAAAGGACTTGAAGAAAGTTTGGCATCTCTTCAGCCTGCAGAGACTCAGGGCATTGAATCTAGCAAAGAAGTGCTGATGGAGAGAGCTCCAAAAA gCTGCAAGGATGTTCCCACTGAAGTTAATGAT CCAGGGGCtctggactctctctctccaagcCAGAAAGTAGAACTGATACTGGACCCCAGCACTGGTGCTCTGGAGAATGAAACCatcattaataacatttttacaagcCTGCTGAAATCCCCAGATGACAGACAGCTTGGCGCTTTCTTTGATGCTTTTGTTGCTGCCACCAAGCAG AGAAACGTGACAGTCATCAGTAACAAAGCTGTGAGAGACACCATGCTAAACCTTACTTTGACGGCACTGACTCCCAAGTTCAACGTCTTTGATGCCAACAACTTCACAGTTTGGTTCCAGATTAATCTTGTTCTGCTTCTACCAAGTCTAAACAAAGGCAGCTTGACTGTTATTCCACTAAATATCAGTTGTGACTCCTACCACGCCAT AGTAAAAGGGTTTGACAAtgtgttttctacattttcaatGGAACAGTCTGAAAACATTCTCAGCTTTGCCTTGAATTATTTGTCAGGCAAACCCACACAAG gtgCCTCTTGCATGTCCATGCTGGCCAATAACAGAAACTGGCTTGAGAAAAATTTTGGCCAATTCAGAGTCTATGCATCATACATGAACTTTGTAAAACTGAACAAGGATTTCAATGGA GTGGACGTCGTTGACTTGCTGACTCAGACACAGGTGACCCAACTGTGTGCCACTCCTGGACAGGTGAAAAGGGCAGAGGATGTCAAGAAGATTATGACAGTGATACCCGCCTCCTATTATGGATCTTTCTTTGACATTGTTTCTCCAGCCATTCAG gaaaatgaaGCCAATTACACATATGAAGTGAGATCTGCGATGCTCCAGGAAATTTTCGATAAAGGAGATCTGTCTGCGCCATCCATCACTGACACTGAAATTCTGGTGTGGCTTACAGTTAGGATGAGCCCCTTGCtacaaaatctgacaaaaagTCAAGTGACCTCTTTCTTCAATGTTGTGCAAGACAGGAGttgcaacacaacacaagaaGC tgtgaatgtgctggACTCTCTCCGCTCTACCCTGAGTGAAGATGCAAAGAGTGAAGTCTACAGAAACATACTGCTCTCACTCAAAG GACCATCTCCAATCCGTTGCTATGAAGGAGGAAGTTTCTATTTATTTGTGACAAGTACATTCTTTCACTTTGGATCTCCTGATGTAACCACTATCCTGTCACTAATGCCAAACAATCGTAAATCTGAG CTGATCAACTCCATTCTACCATCGGAGCTAGGTAGCTTCCTCAGCCAACCGAAAGTCATTGACAATGTTACAGAGCTTTGCACAATCTTTAACAACTACAAGAAGACTCCTGACTTCTTGGAAACT GAGGATGTCCCTGATGAAGTGAGAAGACAGGTCTTGCCCTGTGTCTGGCCTTTAGCCCTGAGCAGTGACAAGGAGGCAGAGGTTGATCTGTGGTTTGACAAAAGCCTGAAGCTCTACTTGAAGTTCCTCACCAAGGATCTCATCAGTTTCACCCAAGTGCAGAATGCCAAATGTCTACCCTTCCAGAAAAT CATCTCTGTTCTTGGaaacaactacagctacatcTCAGACTTTCAGCAGAAAGATGTATACAAGACCATTGTGTCCTACCTCAACACAG GCACAAAGCCCAGGTGTTACAATGCTGCAGACCCACAGCTAAACTCCACATCCTGGTTTGTGAATTACATTGGTGCTTTCATCACCTACATGTCTTTGGCTGACCTCAAAACATTCATCTCCTTTGACCAG CAGACAAGCATCTTCTTGGAGGATCCTAAAAATATTCAGCTCTTCAGCAACCCAGCCATACCTGTGGATGTCACTTCTTTTTACACttcacaaatatacatatacaatcCCACCTACAACCCCCTACT GCTACCTGGTAAATTCCTTTGTCAAGTCCCAAGCTCAGCTTACGTCCCGCTGAACCCAGCAGAGAGCATTGAGATTCTGGACAAATTGAACCAGTTCTGCAATGGTAGTGGGGATCCCGAG ATATCTGCAGCTCTGGCAGGAAACTTTGAAACCATCAATGAGCTCACAATTAAATCATTGGGAAAAGATAGTACAGGACTAACAGCTGGACAGATTGAAGCAACGGCACCGTCTGTCATTGTGTCATCTCTTCAAACTCTCAGTACTGTGACTGGCTGGAACCAGGGGCAGGCAAATGCACTGATAAAGACCATCACTGCTGGTGGCTTTAAG ATCAACAGCGCCTCCTCCCTGCTGTCATTAGGGACTCTAATAAAAGGTGTTCCCACAACAACATTTACCAGCATTGACCCTTCTGAACTTATAACTGCATCTCAAAATCCAGCTTTTATCACCAACATAATCAGTGCCCCTGAAATTGTACAGTACACATATGTTGACAag ATCATCTCTTTGAACCAAGACCCAAATATTGTGATTCAAAATGTGCCTGATGAAATAGCCACCGAAATCCCAAGGGTTCTGCTAACATTCTCTCAAGAATCAGTGGAGGTGCAGAAACTTGTGAAGAAAACATGGACTCAAGAGCAG gCTGTTGTGTTCTTTGAAAAAGTCACAAGTGGGACTCAAGATCCTGAACT ATTTCCGCCGTCAGTGTTGCAAGGATTTACTTGTAGTGGAGTGCGAAATACACCAATTTCAAAAGTCAAGGACCTCATCAAAGCTTGCAGGCCAAGGATTGGTCAAAGGAAGGTGGTTTTAAAGGAAACTCAA CTGACCTGCATGTACAGTTACATCAGAGATGACGTGCCACAGACCTTTACTGACTACCCTTCAGATATGTTGCTATATTACAA CTATGAGAAGGTGGAACAAGTGAAATGCAAGTCATACTTTGCAGCAACTGGAGCAGCAGACTTTTCAGTCTTGTCCAAAGTGTTGAACAAAGAAGCTAGCTTACTGAACAATGCAAAAAATTGTCTG GGTATAACAGGAACAAACATCAGCAGAGAAAACATAGAGGTGCTGGGCAACATGTGCTGCACATTGGATGGGTCCTATATTAACAACTCTGATAGTCTGATCctggagaaactgaagaacTGCAACgatctctctgacacacagataAAATCTATAGAGTATGTTCTGCTTGCTGGAAACACCAAATATGG CGATGTTTCTACATGGAATCAACAAACACTGCAAGATCTCGGAATACTTCCACTGTACCTAACAAAAGATTTCTGGGGTAAATTCGATGAC tCCATGAAAAGGCAATTCCTCAAGGTCTTCATGCCaaaactgagagaaaacaaGACGCCAATAGGAAAATTGAGACAACTTTTCAAGGAGTGCAATTCTGTGCAAGGAGCAATGAGTGCAAGGAGATTTAAACGTGCAGCAG GGTGCACTATTGGCAACATTACCCAGTCTTCTATCAGCAATGAAGCATTCCCCTTTGGATATGATGCACTCCAGTTTGACCTTTGTCTGGATGTTAACATTGTGAGAGACAATTTAGCAGGCCTCACTGAAAAGGTTGTTGATCAAGATTTACAGAGGATCATTTTGGTCAAATTAAATCAG GCATACCCCACAGGCATTCCAGATGAGCAGGTTCAAGTGCTTGGGTCAGTTTCTCGTGTAGCTTCAACAGATGACATTAGCAAGTGGAATGTCACCAAGATGGACACTCTTGCTGCATTGATGAACCCAGATGATGGACAGTGGGAACCAGATAAG AGCAAGGCCATCATCACAAAGTACTTAAGCACTGCGGGAAACACTCTGGGTACTGCTGAACTGAATTCAATAGGAGGGACAAACCTGTGCTCACTTGATGCCAGTGTGCTGCAGGATATCACTGCAAGTAGCCTgag AAATGCCAATGCTTTGAATCTTTCATCTTGCTCCACTGAGCTGAAGAAAGTGCTCTACAGGACTGCCAACGCCTCCTACAGCGCTCAACACAGCGACGCTGGTGCTTATTACCAGCTCATCAGCCCCTATCTGG
- the LOC118780497 gene encoding uncharacterized protein LOC118780497, whose product MSNSTVNNFLQCAGLSVIMTDNSLEHMRNLKGIIDAAVDVYSFMRSTFSQAPILELSGGISLITEAEQFHDLDFVKLWFQVKLMPLLSSVSRQFLSCLSTKNFSCETYQAVVKELSLHFSNMDPVRQRWIYMFFMYPFLAGNGTAGCISPEDNSEDWLMKNFGSFSAMASFKDFTTLNIVFSGLEVLHLLTPEQKAELILHPEIGGLDNGTISLVFESLLKPLLENQHLNVSQAVYDMTTPAPNYYTTTMEPSHYMTTQHNGLKEIFRGFLMFLKPLGSFVKKFASLSQRTNLTSVRSTTLTQAVLNWTLAELAGHFTQNITVGNETRPNQTPSLENFDITNIDDWFQHVVVPVLKRFLPHNQTKIPQDLTAIFYHLL is encoded by the exons ATGTCAAATTCCACAGTGAATAACTTCTTACAGTGTGCTGGTCTGTCTGTGATCATGACTGACAACAGTTTGGAGCACATGAGGAATCTCAAAGGAATAATAGATGCAGCTGTGGATGTCTATTCCTTTATG AGATCCACCTTCAGTCAAGCCCCCATCCTGGAGTTGTCTGGTGGGATCAGTCTGATTACTGAGGCTGAACAGTTCCATGATTTGGACTTTGTGAAGTTGTGGTTCCAGGTCAAGCTCATGCCACTTCTGTCATCTGTGTCCCGGCAATTTCTGTCCTGTCTCAGCACCAAAAACTTCAGCTGTGAGACCTATCAAGCTGT GGTAAAAGAACTAAGCCTCCATTTTTCAAACATGGATCCTGTACGCCAGAGATGGATctacatgtttttcatgtacCCCTTCCTTGCTGGGAATGGAACAGCAG GTTGTATTTCTCCTGAGGACAACAGTGAAGACTGGTTGATGAAGAACTTTGGATCATTTTCTGCCATGGCCAGCTTCAAAGACTTCACAACATTGAACATTGTCTTCAGCGGA CTGGAAGTTCTGCATCTCCTCACACCCGAGCAGAAGGCTGAGTTGATTCTGCACCCTGAAATTGGTGGACTGGACAATGGGACAATCAGCCTGGTCTTTGAGAGCCTGCTCAAACCTCTTCTAGAAAACCAGCACCTGAATGTGTCACAGGCTGTGTATGACATGACCACACCAGCACCCAATTACTATACAACCACGATGGAGCCTAGCCACTACATGACAACTCAACATAATGGACTCAAAGAG ATTTTCAGAGGCTTCCTGATGTTTCTGAAACCACTGGGGAGTTTTGTCAAGAAATTTGCATCTCTCAGTCAGAGG ACAAACCTAACCTCTGTGAGGAGCACCACACTCACCCAGGCTGTGCTGAATTGGACTCTGGCAGAACTAGCTGGACACTTCACCCAAAATATCACTGTGGGGAATGAGACCAGGCCCAACCAGACTCCCTCGCTTGAAAACTTTGACATCACCAACATAGATGATTGGTTCCAACATGTGGTGGTTCCTGTATTGAAACGCTTCCTGCCTCACAATCAGACTAAGATCCCCCAAGACCTCACTGCTATCTTCTATCACCTCTTGTGA